The following proteins come from a genomic window of Eulemur rufifrons isolate Redbay chromosome 24, OSU_ERuf_1, whole genome shotgun sequence:
- the LOC138374229 gene encoding aurora kinase C-like has translation MSDSRSVVQVGEDEPAGEQGAAGRATPPLSNAVRRRFTIDEFDIGPPLGKGKFGNVYLARLKENHFTVALKVLFKSQIEKEGLEHQLRREIKMHWRLQHPNILRLYNYFHDAHRVYLILEYAPRGELYTELQKSQKLDEQRTATIIEDLADALTYCHDKKVIHRDIKPENLLLGFRGEVKIADFGWSVHTPSLRRNTVCGTLDYLPPEMIEGRTYAAKVDLWCIGVLCYELLVGSPPFESASHDETYRRILKVDVRFPLSMPLGAQDLISKLLRYNPQDRLPLTQIPKHPWVRAHSRGTLPF, from the exons ATGAGTGACTCCAGGTCTGTGGTGCAGGTGGGCGAAGATGAGCCCGCAGGTGAGCAGG GTGCAGCAGGCCGGGCAACCCCGCCGCTCAGCAACGCGGTCAG GCGGCGCTTCACAATTGATGAGTTTGATATCGGGCCTCCTCTGGGCAAGGGGAAATTTGGGAATGTGTACCTGGCTCGCCTCAAGGAAAACCATTTTACTGTGGCCCTGAAGGTTCTTTTCAAGTCCCAGATAGAGAAGGAAGGACTGGAGCACCAGCTACGCAGGGAAATTAAAATGCACTGGCGTCTACA ACACCCCAATATTCTAAGGCTGTACAATTACTTCCATGATGCTCACCGGGTATACCTGATCCTGGAATATGCTCCAAGGGGTGAGCTCTATACGGAGCTGCAGAAAAGCCAGAAATTGGATGAGCAGCGAACAGCCACG ATAATAGAGGACTTGGCAGATGCCTTGACTTACTGCCATGATAAGAAAGTGATTCACAGGGATATTAAGCCAGAAAACCTGCTTCTGGGATTCAGGGGTGAGGTGAAGATTGCAGATTTTGGCTGGTCTGTGCACACGCCCTCTCTGAG GAGAAACACAGTGTGTGGAACACTGGACTACTTGCCTCCAGAAATGATCGAGGGGAGAACATATGCTGCGAAGGTGGATCTGTGGTGCATTGGGGTGCTCTGCTATGAGCTGTTGGTGGGAAGTCCACCCTTTGAGAGCGCCTCCCACGATGAGACCTATAGACGCATCCTCAAG GTAGATGTGAGGTTCCCCCTATCAATGCCTTTGGGAGCCCAGGACTTGATCTCCAAGCTTCTCAGATACAATCCCCAGGATCGGCTGCCGCTGACCCAGATCCCGAAGCACCCCTGGGTCCGGGCCCATTCGCGGGGGACGCTGCCTTTCTGA